A DNA window from Tachysurus vachellii isolate PV-2020 chromosome 20, HZAU_Pvac_v1, whole genome shotgun sequence contains the following coding sequences:
- the sgsm1b gene encoding small G protein signaling modulator 1 isoform X1 — MGFVYFAEAETRQRLLRSVKKEVKQIMEEAVTRKFVHEDSSHIISFCAVVEACVLHGLKRRAAGFLRSNKLAALFLKVGKIFTPAEDLCKKVQELEQFIENNSRQIQSQTSQEGIRKQSRIPNLSPQAIKHLWIRTALTEKVLDKIVLYLVENSSKFYEREALLRDPVDGPILASLLVGPCALEYTKAKTANHFWTDPSADELVQRHRIHSGHCRQDSPTKRPALIQKRQSSGSMDDRPSLWARDYVESLHQNSRATLLFGKNNVLVQPTDDMEAIPGYLSLHQTAELMTLKWTPNQLMNGNMGEFDYEKSVYWDYAMTIRLEEIVYLHCHQQVDSGGTVVLVSQDGIQRPPFRFPKGGHLLQFLTCLETGLLPHGQLDPPLWSQRGKGKVFPKLRKRSPHSSCESFSDKDEDEATDYVFRIIYPGSQEFVGPELIDQSMTMWQPAPRKASCSSCSQNGSSEGGLLNGCNHDRAPLKLLCETMKYQIISRAFYGWLAYCRHLSTVRTHLSALVNPAIIEPDNPYDAKGGLTADVWKTFLQDSSAYEEAELLRLVYYGGVDPTLRKEVWPFLLGHYHFTMTPGDRKEVDEHVRACYEQTMSEWLGCEAIVKQREKEQHAAALAKCASGASVDLRQDSTISTDSSQSCSSEKQNNACSHTDSNSSTQVFGSVDEVDPIESEPKPKDEKPQPKIPNGTLPNCTSSPDSGHPSSRNFSVTSGLSDCSPSTEDPSTQDNGTKIKLTEQSAVSSEVSFDLPTNSSVEDKVKEEPAEQSSLVLGTNKGDLIKSPAVALPPEDEMIKSQENEKVEHSYAKEVSRADIDESMDSQWDSNKKSELNVFETEEIPISKHSEDNAKPLDSNENSKQTLKSPEDISEEITKSLQEIRDSQMSGETLINMEFINDDPDHSKKNIPSVMQAKNGTPTMCDAHSTVTKVCSVEGAKSNDTSSPGDVEHIKSMMTSAPHRVPLEKETESNQPLFESEMTGDPHLDPSDKETKFPEPFSESEVTSAPVMEPSEKEMNPPEPFSELAMTSAPDMETLEKADIKPSQPLSESKTTSNSHVEPTEKEMKSPQPPSLSESTNDSHKEPLEKAQICQPFPETKISSDSDIKSTEKEILQPLSESEMSSEPLEKTDIKHFQPLFDFETTSNSHVEPSNTETKSPQPFSESEDIDLITDNPSNDDKSDMKSTMNWGYDSSRTKALLKQMNEPLLDSCISIMSLSKQSPDTSDDSPSALEMEEIPSALVFMPSEDILANFPVTLGPPLALTMPPDKSMPALELCSEAGQNTSPDATESALSEEEPEMDSLFPKPDSLAVGDHKSDVASPVSSIGTTYSQELLDLYTLNLHRIDKDVQRCDRNYWYFTTANLEKLRNIMCSYVWQHLDIGYVQGMCDLLAPLLVILDDEAMAFSCFTELMKRMNQNFPHGGAMDTHFANMRSLIQILDSELFELMQQNGDYTHFYFCYRWFLLDFKREMVYDDVFSVWETIWAARTISSGHFVLFIALALVELYRDIILENNMDFTDIIKFFNEMAERHDVPQLLVMARDLVHKVQILIENK; from the exons atggGTTTTGTTTACTTTGCAGAGGCGGAGACGCGTCAGCGATTACTGCGCAGCGTGAAAAAGGAG GTGAAACAAATTATGGAGGAGGCTGTGACTCGGAAATTTGTACACGAGGACAGCAGCCACATCATTTCTTTCTGCG CTGTTGTGGAAGCTTGCGTGTTGCACGGGCTGAAGAGACGTGCTGCTGGCTTCCTGCGCAGTAACAAGTTGGCAGCACTCTTCCTAAAGGTTGGGAAGATCTTTACACCAGCCGAGGATCTGTGCAAGAAGGTGCAGGAACTGGAACAATTCATTGAAAACAA TTCTAGACAGATCCAATCTCAGACGAGTCAAGAAGGTATCCGTAAGCAGTCACGGATTCCCAACCTCTCCCCTCAAGCCATCAAACATTTGTGGATCCGTACGGCACTGACGGAGAAAGTTCTTGACAAGATCGTTCTATACTTGGTGGAGAACAGCAG caaaTTCTATGAGAGAGAAGCTTTACTGAGGGATCCTGTTGATGGACCCATCCTTGCATCACTACTGG TTGGACCCTGTGCTCTGGAGTATACAAAAGCAAAGACAGCTAACCACTTTTGGACAGATCCTTCAGCTGACGAGCTGGTGCAGAGACACCGCATTCATAGTGGTCATTGCCGCCAGGACTCACCCACCAAGCGCCCTGCTCTG ATACAGAAAAGGCAGTCAAGTGGTAGTATGGATGACAGACCCTCACTGTGGGCTCGGGACTATGTGGAATCGCTCCATCAGAACTCTAGAGCCACACTGCTGTTTGGCAAGAATAATGTTCTAGTTCAACCA ACAGATGACATGGAAGCGATTCCAGGATACCTCTCTCTTCATCAGACTGCAGAGCTAATGACACTGAAGTGGACACCAAACCAGCTGATGAATGGCAACATGGGAGAGTTTGATTATGAAAAAAG tgtgtattgggattACGCAATGACTATTCGTCTAGAGGAAATTGTCTATTTGCATTGCCATCAACAAG TGGACAGTGGCGGCACTGTGGTGTTGGTGAGCCAGGATGGGATCCAGAGGCCTCCATTCCGTTTTCCAAAAGGAGGTCATCTGCTACAGTTCCTCACGTGTCTGGAGACAGGACTCCTTCCGCATGGCCAGCTTGATCCTCCTCTTTGGTCCCAGAGAGGAAAG GGAAAGGTTTTCCCAAAATTACGGAAAAGAAGCCCACACAGCTCCTGCGAGTCGTTTTCTGAcaaggatgaagatgaagcaaCAGATTATGTGTTTCGGATAATATATCCAGGCAGTCAGGAGTTTG TTGGCCCAGAGTTGATAGACCAGAGCATGACCATGTGGCAGCCTGCTCCAAGGAAGGCTTCTTGTTCCTCTTGCTCTCAGAATGGTTCTTCTGAAGGTGGACTTCTCAATGGCTGCAATCATGACAG GGCTCCGCTGAAGTTACTCTGTGAGACCATGAAGTACCAGATCATTTCTCGTGCCTTCTATGGCT GGTTGGCCTACTGTCGTCACCTGTCGACTGTCCGCACACATCTGTCCGCTTTGGTCAATCCTGCTATTATTGAGCCTGACAATCCTTATGATGCCAAAGGAGGGCTAACTGCAGACGTGTGGAAGACATTTCTTCAAGACAGTTCT GCTTATGAAGAGGCAGAACTTCTAAGGCTTGTGTACTATGGTGGTGTAGACCCCACCCTgcgtaaggaggtgtggcctttctTGCTAGGCCACTACCACTTCACTATGACTCCTGGTGATAGGAAGGAG GTGGATGAGCATGTTCGAGCCTGTTATGAGCAAACCATGAGTGAGTGGCTGGGTTGCGAAGCCATAGTGAAGCAACGTGAGAAGGAGCAACATGCTGCTGCCCTTGCCAAGTGTGCCTCTGGGGCAAGTGTGGATCTACGACAGGACTCCACTATCAGCACTGAT tcATCCCAGAGCTGCAGCTCAGAGAAACAGAACAATGCCTGTTCCCACACTGACTCCAACAGTAGCACTCAG GTGTTTGGGTCTGTTGATGAGGTTGACCCAATCGAATCTGAACCTAAACCAAAAGATGAGAAGCCCCAGCCCAAAATTCCAAACGGTACTCTTCCTAACTGCACTAGTTCTCCAGACTCCGGTCATCCATCCTCTCGCAACTTCTCGGTCACATCAGGACTCTCAGATTGCTCCCCAAGCACAGAGGACCCTTCAACACAAGATAATGGAACCAAAATCAAACTGACAGAACAATCAGCAGTGTCTTCTGAGGTTTCTTTTGACCTTCCAACCAACTCTAGCGTTGAAGACAAGGTCAAAGAAGAACCAGCAGAACAGAGCTCACTGGTGCTTGGCACAAACAAGGGGGATCTCATCAAATCACCTGCAGTAGCTCTCCCTCCAGAAGATGAGATGATCAAATCTCAGGAAAATGAGAAGGTAGAACATTCATATGCCAAAGAAGTTAGCAGGGCTGACATAGACGAGTCCATGGACTCTCAATgggattcaaataaaaaatccGAGTTGAATGTTTTTGAAACGGAAGAAATCCCAATTTCTAAGCATTCTGAAGACAATGCAAAACCTTTAGATAGCAATGAAAACAGCAAGCAAACACTTAAATCTCCAGAGGATATTTCTGAAGAGATCACCAAATCCTTACAGGAAATTAGGGATTCACAAATGTCTGGTGAAACTCTGATAAACATGGAGTTTATTAATGATGATCCAGACCATTCTAAGAAAAATATCCCTTCGGTAATGCAAGCGAAAAATGGAACACCTACCATGTGTGATGCTCACAGTACGGTGACTAAAGTGTGTTCTGTGGAAGGAGCAAAATCCAACGATACAAGCTCACCTGGAGATGTTGAACACATAAAGTCAATGATGACCAGTGCGCCTCACAGGGTTCCTTTGGAAAAGGAAACAGAGTCTAATCAACCTCTTTTTGAATCAGAGATGACCGGTGACCCTCATTTGGATCCTTCAGACAAAGAAACAAAGTTTCCTGAACCTTTTTCTGAATCAGAGGTTACCAGTGCCCCTGTCATGGAGCcttcagaaaaagaaatgaacccTCCTGAGCCTTTCTCTGAATTAGCGATGACCAGTGCCCCTGATATGGAGACTTTAGAAAAAGCAGATATAAAGCCTTCTCAGCCCCTTTCTGAATCAAAGACAACCAGCAACTCTCACGTAGAGCctacagaaaaagaaatgaagtcTCCTCAACCTCCTTCTCTATCAGAGAGTACCAATGACTCGCACAAGGAGCCCTTGGAAAAAGCACAGATTTGTCAACCTTTTCCTGAAACAAAGATTAGCAGTGACTCTGATATAAAGTCTACGGAAAAAGAAATTCTTCAACCTCTTTCGGAATCAGAGATGTCCAGTGAGCCTTTggaaaaaacagacataaagCATTTTCAACCCCTTTTTGATTTCGAGACGACCAGTAACTCTCACGTGGAGCcttcaaacacagaaacaaagtctcctcaacctttctctgaatcaGAAGACATAGACTTAATAACGGACAACCCATCTAATGATGACAAGTCAGATATGAAATCTACAATGAACTGGGGCTATGATTCCAGTAGAACCAAGGCATTATTGAAACAAATGAACGAACCTTTGCTTGATAGCTGTATTTCCATTATGTCTTTATCGAAACAATCTCCAGATACATCTGATGACTCACCATCTGCACTGGAAATGGAGGAAATCCCATCTGCTTTGGTGTTTATGCCTTCAGAGGATATTTTGGCCAATTTTCCTGTTACCCTGGGTCCTCCTTTGGCTCTAACAATGCCACCAGATAAGAGTATGCCTGCACTGGAGCTGTGCTCCGAGGCAGGTCAGAACACCAGCCCAGATGCTACTGAATCAGCCCTGTCTGAGGAAGAACCAGAGATGGACAGTTTGTTCCCCAAACCAGACTCTCTTGCTGTAGGAGACCATAAATCTGATGTTGCTTCTCCAGTGTCCTCTATTGGAACTACTTACTCT CAAGAACTGCTAGACTTGTACACCCTCAATCTACACCGTATTGACAAAGATGTTCAAAGGTGTGATAGAAACTATTGGTATTTTACCACTGCCAACCTTGAGAAGCTACGCAACATCATGTGCAG CTATGTTTGGCAGCATCTAGACATTGGATATGTGCAGGGAATGTGTGACTTGCTTGCACCTCTGCTTGTTATTCTTGATGACG aggCCATGGCATTTAGTTGCTTTACTGAGCTCATGAAAAGAATGAATCAGAACTTTCCTCATGGTGGAGCAATGGACACCCATTTTGCCAATATGCGTTCTCTTATTCAG ATTCTTGACTCGGAGCTTTTTGAGCTGATGCAGCAGAATGGAGACTACACCCACTTCTACTTCTGTTACCGATGGTTCCTCTTAGACTTTAAAAGAG AAATGGTGTATGATGACGTGTTCTCTGTATGGGAGACCATCTGGGCGGCTCGTACCATCTCCTCTGGCCATTTTGTGCTGTTTATTGCCTTGGCATTGGTCGAATTATATAGGGACATCATTCTGGAGAACAACATGGACTTCACTGACATCATAAAGTTCTTCAATG AAATGGCTGAGCGGCATGATGTTCCACAACTTCTGGTGATGGCCAGAGATTTGGTTCACAAAGTCCAGATCCTCATAGAGAACAAGTGA
- the triap1 gene encoding TP53-regulated inhibitor of apoptosis 1, whose product MNSVGEGCTELKSEYDQCFNRWFAEKFLKGDRGEDPCIELFKKYQSCVQKAIKEKDIPIDGVEFMGPNKEKPGS is encoded by the exons ATGAACAGCGTAGGTGAAGGCTGCACTGAGCTGAAGAGCGAATATGACCAGTGTTTTAACCGATGGTTCGCCGAGAAATTCCTGAAAGGAGATCGTGGTGAAGACCCGTGCATTGAACTGTTCAAGAAATATCAGTCCTGTGTTCAG AAAGCCATCAAAGAAAAGGACATCCCCATTGATGGTGTGGAGTTCATGGGTCCAAACAAAGAGAAACCTGGCAGTTGA
- the srsf9 gene encoding serine/arginine-rich splicing factor 9 gives MADGRIYVGNLPMDVQERDIEDLFFKYGKIRDIELKNNRGTIPFAFVRFEDPRDAEDAVYGRNGYGFGDCKLRVEYPRSSGSKFGGSGSGPRGRFGPPSRRSEFRVIVTGLPPTGSWQDLKDHMREAGDVCFADVQRDGEGVVEFLRREDMEYALRRLDGTEFRSHQGETAYIRVLEERGTSWGRSRSRSRSRGRYTPPYQSRASPPRYRSPPRHMARLSPPSRRPPPQHHSPPPRHYR, from the exons ATGGCGGACGGGAGGATCTATGTGGGGAACCTTCCCATGGATGTGCAGGAGAGGGACATTGAGGATCTCTTCTTCAAATATGGCAAAATTCGGGATATCGAGCTGAAGAACAACCGCGGCACCATCCCTTTTGCCTTTGTTCGTTTTGAGGATCCACG GGACGCAGAGGACGCAGTCTATGGAAGGAATGGATATGGATTTGGAGACTGTAAGCTGCGTGTGGAATATCCTCGCTCCTCAGGATCCAAATTTGGCGGATCAGGCAGTGGACCACGGGGAAGGTTTGGACCTCCGTCACGTAGATCTGAGTTCCGGGTTATAGTTACGG GCCTTCCTCCCACTGGGAGTTGGCAAgaccttaaagaccacatgcgAGAGGCAGGAGATGTATGCTTTGCTGATGTGCAGCGTGACGGTGAGGGTGTGGTGGAATTCCTTCGACGGGAAGACATGGAGTATGCCCTGCGTCGACTGGACGGCACGGAGTTCAGATCCCACCAG GGTGAGACAGCCTACATCAGAGTTTTGGAGGAGCGCGGCACAAGCTGGGGTCGTTCCCGTTCACGCTCCAGGTCTCGTGGGCGGTACACGCCTCCGTACCAGAGCCGAGCTTCTCCTCCTCGCTACCGCTCTCCTCCACGCCATATGGCTCGTCTCAGTCCTCCATCACGAAGACCACCGCCTCAGCACCACAGCCCACCACCACGTCACTATCGGTAA
- the sgsm1b gene encoding small G protein signaling modulator 1 isoform X2, with amino-acid sequence MGEAETRQRLLRSVKKEVKQIMEEAVTRKFVHEDSSHIISFCAVVEACVLHGLKRRAAGFLRSNKLAALFLKVGKIFTPAEDLCKKVQELEQFIENNSRQIQSQTSQEGIRKQSRIPNLSPQAIKHLWIRTALTEKVLDKIVLYLVENSSKFYEREALLRDPVDGPILASLLVGPCALEYTKAKTANHFWTDPSADELVQRHRIHSGHCRQDSPTKRPALIQKRQSSGSMDDRPSLWARDYVESLHQNSRATLLFGKNNVLVQPTDDMEAIPGYLSLHQTAELMTLKWTPNQLMNGNMGEFDYEKSVYWDYAMTIRLEEIVYLHCHQQVDSGGTVVLVSQDGIQRPPFRFPKGGHLLQFLTCLETGLLPHGQLDPPLWSQRGKGKVFPKLRKRSPHSSCESFSDKDEDEATDYVFRIIYPGSQEFVGPELIDQSMTMWQPAPRKASCSSCSQNGSSEGGLLNGCNHDRAPLKLLCETMKYQIISRAFYGWLAYCRHLSTVRTHLSALVNPAIIEPDNPYDAKGGLTADVWKTFLQDSSAYEEAELLRLVYYGGVDPTLRKEVWPFLLGHYHFTMTPGDRKEVDEHVRACYEQTMSEWLGCEAIVKQREKEQHAAALAKCASGASVDLRQDSTISTDSSQSCSSEKQNNACSHTDSNSSTQVFGSVDEVDPIESEPKPKDEKPQPKIPNGTLPNCTSSPDSGHPSSRNFSVTSGLSDCSPSTEDPSTQDNGTKIKLTEQSAVSSEVSFDLPTNSSVEDKVKEEPAEQSSLVLGTNKGDLIKSPAVALPPEDEMIKSQENEKVEHSYAKEVSRADIDESMDSQWDSNKKSELNVFETEEIPISKHSEDNAKPLDSNENSKQTLKSPEDISEEITKSLQEIRDSQMSGETLINMEFINDDPDHSKKNIPSVMQAKNGTPTMCDAHSTVTKVCSVEGAKSNDTSSPGDVEHIKSMMTSAPHRVPLEKETESNQPLFESEMTGDPHLDPSDKETKFPEPFSESEVTSAPVMEPSEKEMNPPEPFSELAMTSAPDMETLEKADIKPSQPLSESKTTSNSHVEPTEKEMKSPQPPSLSESTNDSHKEPLEKAQICQPFPETKISSDSDIKSTEKEILQPLSESEMSSEPLEKTDIKHFQPLFDFETTSNSHVEPSNTETKSPQPFSESEDIDLITDNPSNDDKSDMKSTMNWGYDSSRTKALLKQMNEPLLDSCISIMSLSKQSPDTSDDSPSALEMEEIPSALVFMPSEDILANFPVTLGPPLALTMPPDKSMPALELCSEAGQNTSPDATESALSEEEPEMDSLFPKPDSLAVGDHKSDVASPVSSIGTTYSQELLDLYTLNLHRIDKDVQRCDRNYWYFTTANLEKLRNIMCSYVWQHLDIGYVQGMCDLLAPLLVILDDEAMAFSCFTELMKRMNQNFPHGGAMDTHFANMRSLIQILDSELFELMQQNGDYTHFYFCYRWFLLDFKREMVYDDVFSVWETIWAARTISSGHFVLFIALALVELYRDIILENNMDFTDIIKFFNEMAERHDVPQLLVMARDLVHKVQILIENK; translated from the exons ATGGGAG AGGCGGAGACGCGTCAGCGATTACTGCGCAGCGTGAAAAAGGAG GTGAAACAAATTATGGAGGAGGCTGTGACTCGGAAATTTGTACACGAGGACAGCAGCCACATCATTTCTTTCTGCG CTGTTGTGGAAGCTTGCGTGTTGCACGGGCTGAAGAGACGTGCTGCTGGCTTCCTGCGCAGTAACAAGTTGGCAGCACTCTTCCTAAAGGTTGGGAAGATCTTTACACCAGCCGAGGATCTGTGCAAGAAGGTGCAGGAACTGGAACAATTCATTGAAAACAA TTCTAGACAGATCCAATCTCAGACGAGTCAAGAAGGTATCCGTAAGCAGTCACGGATTCCCAACCTCTCCCCTCAAGCCATCAAACATTTGTGGATCCGTACGGCACTGACGGAGAAAGTTCTTGACAAGATCGTTCTATACTTGGTGGAGAACAGCAG caaaTTCTATGAGAGAGAAGCTTTACTGAGGGATCCTGTTGATGGACCCATCCTTGCATCACTACTGG TTGGACCCTGTGCTCTGGAGTATACAAAAGCAAAGACAGCTAACCACTTTTGGACAGATCCTTCAGCTGACGAGCTGGTGCAGAGACACCGCATTCATAGTGGTCATTGCCGCCAGGACTCACCCACCAAGCGCCCTGCTCTG ATACAGAAAAGGCAGTCAAGTGGTAGTATGGATGACAGACCCTCACTGTGGGCTCGGGACTATGTGGAATCGCTCCATCAGAACTCTAGAGCCACACTGCTGTTTGGCAAGAATAATGTTCTAGTTCAACCA ACAGATGACATGGAAGCGATTCCAGGATACCTCTCTCTTCATCAGACTGCAGAGCTAATGACACTGAAGTGGACACCAAACCAGCTGATGAATGGCAACATGGGAGAGTTTGATTATGAAAAAAG tgtgtattgggattACGCAATGACTATTCGTCTAGAGGAAATTGTCTATTTGCATTGCCATCAACAAG TGGACAGTGGCGGCACTGTGGTGTTGGTGAGCCAGGATGGGATCCAGAGGCCTCCATTCCGTTTTCCAAAAGGAGGTCATCTGCTACAGTTCCTCACGTGTCTGGAGACAGGACTCCTTCCGCATGGCCAGCTTGATCCTCCTCTTTGGTCCCAGAGAGGAAAG GGAAAGGTTTTCCCAAAATTACGGAAAAGAAGCCCACACAGCTCCTGCGAGTCGTTTTCTGAcaaggatgaagatgaagcaaCAGATTATGTGTTTCGGATAATATATCCAGGCAGTCAGGAGTTTG TTGGCCCAGAGTTGATAGACCAGAGCATGACCATGTGGCAGCCTGCTCCAAGGAAGGCTTCTTGTTCCTCTTGCTCTCAGAATGGTTCTTCTGAAGGTGGACTTCTCAATGGCTGCAATCATGACAG GGCTCCGCTGAAGTTACTCTGTGAGACCATGAAGTACCAGATCATTTCTCGTGCCTTCTATGGCT GGTTGGCCTACTGTCGTCACCTGTCGACTGTCCGCACACATCTGTCCGCTTTGGTCAATCCTGCTATTATTGAGCCTGACAATCCTTATGATGCCAAAGGAGGGCTAACTGCAGACGTGTGGAAGACATTTCTTCAAGACAGTTCT GCTTATGAAGAGGCAGAACTTCTAAGGCTTGTGTACTATGGTGGTGTAGACCCCACCCTgcgtaaggaggtgtggcctttctTGCTAGGCCACTACCACTTCACTATGACTCCTGGTGATAGGAAGGAG GTGGATGAGCATGTTCGAGCCTGTTATGAGCAAACCATGAGTGAGTGGCTGGGTTGCGAAGCCATAGTGAAGCAACGTGAGAAGGAGCAACATGCTGCTGCCCTTGCCAAGTGTGCCTCTGGGGCAAGTGTGGATCTACGACAGGACTCCACTATCAGCACTGAT tcATCCCAGAGCTGCAGCTCAGAGAAACAGAACAATGCCTGTTCCCACACTGACTCCAACAGTAGCACTCAG GTGTTTGGGTCTGTTGATGAGGTTGACCCAATCGAATCTGAACCTAAACCAAAAGATGAGAAGCCCCAGCCCAAAATTCCAAACGGTACTCTTCCTAACTGCACTAGTTCTCCAGACTCCGGTCATCCATCCTCTCGCAACTTCTCGGTCACATCAGGACTCTCAGATTGCTCCCCAAGCACAGAGGACCCTTCAACACAAGATAATGGAACCAAAATCAAACTGACAGAACAATCAGCAGTGTCTTCTGAGGTTTCTTTTGACCTTCCAACCAACTCTAGCGTTGAAGACAAGGTCAAAGAAGAACCAGCAGAACAGAGCTCACTGGTGCTTGGCACAAACAAGGGGGATCTCATCAAATCACCTGCAGTAGCTCTCCCTCCAGAAGATGAGATGATCAAATCTCAGGAAAATGAGAAGGTAGAACATTCATATGCCAAAGAAGTTAGCAGGGCTGACATAGACGAGTCCATGGACTCTCAATgggattcaaataaaaaatccGAGTTGAATGTTTTTGAAACGGAAGAAATCCCAATTTCTAAGCATTCTGAAGACAATGCAAAACCTTTAGATAGCAATGAAAACAGCAAGCAAACACTTAAATCTCCAGAGGATATTTCTGAAGAGATCACCAAATCCTTACAGGAAATTAGGGATTCACAAATGTCTGGTGAAACTCTGATAAACATGGAGTTTATTAATGATGATCCAGACCATTCTAAGAAAAATATCCCTTCGGTAATGCAAGCGAAAAATGGAACACCTACCATGTGTGATGCTCACAGTACGGTGACTAAAGTGTGTTCTGTGGAAGGAGCAAAATCCAACGATACAAGCTCACCTGGAGATGTTGAACACATAAAGTCAATGATGACCAGTGCGCCTCACAGGGTTCCTTTGGAAAAGGAAACAGAGTCTAATCAACCTCTTTTTGAATCAGAGATGACCGGTGACCCTCATTTGGATCCTTCAGACAAAGAAACAAAGTTTCCTGAACCTTTTTCTGAATCAGAGGTTACCAGTGCCCCTGTCATGGAGCcttcagaaaaagaaatgaacccTCCTGAGCCTTTCTCTGAATTAGCGATGACCAGTGCCCCTGATATGGAGACTTTAGAAAAAGCAGATATAAAGCCTTCTCAGCCCCTTTCTGAATCAAAGACAACCAGCAACTCTCACGTAGAGCctacagaaaaagaaatgaagtcTCCTCAACCTCCTTCTCTATCAGAGAGTACCAATGACTCGCACAAGGAGCCCTTGGAAAAAGCACAGATTTGTCAACCTTTTCCTGAAACAAAGATTAGCAGTGACTCTGATATAAAGTCTACGGAAAAAGAAATTCTTCAACCTCTTTCGGAATCAGAGATGTCCAGTGAGCCTTTggaaaaaacagacataaagCATTTTCAACCCCTTTTTGATTTCGAGACGACCAGTAACTCTCACGTGGAGCcttcaaacacagaaacaaagtctcctcaacctttctctgaatcaGAAGACATAGACTTAATAACGGACAACCCATCTAATGATGACAAGTCAGATATGAAATCTACAATGAACTGGGGCTATGATTCCAGTAGAACCAAGGCATTATTGAAACAAATGAACGAACCTTTGCTTGATAGCTGTATTTCCATTATGTCTTTATCGAAACAATCTCCAGATACATCTGATGACTCACCATCTGCACTGGAAATGGAGGAAATCCCATCTGCTTTGGTGTTTATGCCTTCAGAGGATATTTTGGCCAATTTTCCTGTTACCCTGGGTCCTCCTTTGGCTCTAACAATGCCACCAGATAAGAGTATGCCTGCACTGGAGCTGTGCTCCGAGGCAGGTCAGAACACCAGCCCAGATGCTACTGAATCAGCCCTGTCTGAGGAAGAACCAGAGATGGACAGTTTGTTCCCCAAACCAGACTCTCTTGCTGTAGGAGACCATAAATCTGATGTTGCTTCTCCAGTGTCCTCTATTGGAACTACTTACTCT CAAGAACTGCTAGACTTGTACACCCTCAATCTACACCGTATTGACAAAGATGTTCAAAGGTGTGATAGAAACTATTGGTATTTTACCACTGCCAACCTTGAGAAGCTACGCAACATCATGTGCAG CTATGTTTGGCAGCATCTAGACATTGGATATGTGCAGGGAATGTGTGACTTGCTTGCACCTCTGCTTGTTATTCTTGATGACG aggCCATGGCATTTAGTTGCTTTACTGAGCTCATGAAAAGAATGAATCAGAACTTTCCTCATGGTGGAGCAATGGACACCCATTTTGCCAATATGCGTTCTCTTATTCAG ATTCTTGACTCGGAGCTTTTTGAGCTGATGCAGCAGAATGGAGACTACACCCACTTCTACTTCTGTTACCGATGGTTCCTCTTAGACTTTAAAAGAG AAATGGTGTATGATGACGTGTTCTCTGTATGGGAGACCATCTGGGCGGCTCGTACCATCTCCTCTGGCCATTTTGTGCTGTTTATTGCCTTGGCATTGGTCGAATTATATAGGGACATCATTCTGGAGAACAACATGGACTTCACTGACATCATAAAGTTCTTCAATG AAATGGCTGAGCGGCATGATGTTCCACAACTTCTGGTGATGGCCAGAGATTTGGTTCACAAAGTCCAGATCCTCATAGAGAACAAGTGA